Proteins from one Setaria italica strain Yugu1 chromosome V, Setaria_italica_v2.0, whole genome shotgun sequence genomic window:
- the LOC101783387 gene encoding 30S ribosomal protein S1, chloroplastic isoform X1, whose protein sequence is MPTPSRAPAPPCRGLLPPLSKPQHMLSVAKSLASRQAQVQARARAQPVALARSKSIDDALSAGFVRLLNASPGQDEDATGATGGLYDPKPGDFAVGVVVSGTEARLDVAVGADNLATLLAKELLPLNRDGGDLAERAAPPRPGSVGVVAGPAVDEEAARKHSRGSRALVAPGTVVFAEVLGRTLSGRPLLSARRLFRRLAWHRARQIMQLDEPIEVKIHEWNTGGLLTRIEGLRAFLPKFELMDRIGTFTDLKNKVGSNIRVCIARFDEETNDLIISEKKAWEMTYLREGTLLQGSVRKIFPYGAQIRIAGTNRSGLLHISNISRGRVLSVSDILKIDDEVKVLVIKSNVPDKIALSIADLESAPGLFLSDREKVFSEAEAMAKRYREQLPVISQNTILDDSLPGEALPFDDEAKLYANWKWFKFLHHNKPGDNSSGDLP, encoded by the exons ATGCCGACGCCGTCgcgagcgccggcgccgccgtgtcgCGGCCTCCTCCCACCCCTCTCGAAGCCCCAGCATATGCTATCTGTCGCCAAATCCCTGGCCTCGAGGCAGGCCCAGGTCCAGGCCCGAGCGCGTGCACAGCCGGTTGCGCTCGCCAGGTCCAAGAGCATCGACGACGCGCTCTCCGCCGGCTTCGTCCGCCTCCTCAATGCCAGCCCCGGGCAGGACGAGGATGCCACCGGTGCAACAGGCGGTCTGTACGACCCCAAGCCAGGGGACTTCGCGGTTGGGGTCGTGGTCTCCGGCACCGAGGCGCGCCTCGACGTCGCGGTCGGCGCCGACAATCTCGCCACGCTATTAGCCAAAGAGCTCCTCCCGCTCAACCGTGATGGCGGTGACCTTGCGGAACGAGCGGCCCCGCCTCGGCCGGGGAGCGTGGGCGTCGTGGCGGGCCCCGCCGTGGACGAAGAGGCGGCCCGGAAGCATAGTCGCGGGAGTAGGGCGCTGGTGGCGCCCGGCACGGTGGTGTTCGCGGAGGTGCTCGGCCGGACGCTCAGTGGGCGGCCGCTGCTGTCGGCGCGACGGCTCTTCCGGCGCCTCGCGTGGCACCGTGCCAGGCAG ATTATGCAACTCGATGAGCCAATTGAGGTTAAAATTCACGAGTGGAACACCGGGGGTCTACTGACAAGAATTGAG GGGCTGAGAGCATTCCTTCCTAAATTTGAGCTCATGGACAGGATAGGTACATTTACAGACTTGAAAAACAAA GTTGGCAGCAACATTCGCGTGTGCATTGCAAGGTTTGATGAAGAAACTAATGACCTGATAATTAGTGAGAAGAAAGCATGG GAAATGACTTATCTTAGAGAAGGAACTCTCCTACAAGGGAGTGTTCGCAAAATTTTTCCATACGGTGCACAAATTAGGATTGCTGGGACAAACAGAAG TGGATTATTGCACATATCGAACATTAGTAGAGGTCGTGTTTTGTCAGTAAGCGACATCCTAAAGATAGATGATGAGGTGAAAGTTCTCGTGATCAAGTCAAATGTCCCAGACAAAATTGCGTTGAG CATAGCAGACCTCGAAAGTGCACCTGGTTTGTTTCTTTCAGACAGAGAG AAAGTGTTCTCGGAAGCTGAGGCAATGGCGAAGAGATACAGGGAGCAACTTCCAGTTATATCTCAGAACACCATATTAGATGATAGCCTTCCAGGAGAAGCGCTACCATTTGATGACGAAGCTAAACTGTACGCAAACTGGAAATGGTTCAAATTTCTGCATCATAACAAACCTGGTGACAACAGCAGCGGAGATCTGCCATAG
- the LOC101782307 gene encoding protein arginine methyltransferase NDUFAF7, mitochondrial, with protein MLRGPAAALLRRLAPRVSGGGCGGATHRRLPPPIAPSLLARFSSTPTTSSSSPPPPSSAAGRDEEAEDEVLPDPSNGDAGARLSISVDRSGLYNPPEHSHEPSSDSELVKHLKSIIKFRSGPISVAEYMEEVLTNPQSGFYINRDVFGEGGDFITSPEVSQMFGEMIGVWAMCLWEQMGQPEKVNLIELGPGRGTLLADLLRGSAKFVNFTKALNINLVECSPTLQKIQYDTLKCEDEPVDDGKRTVSKLCGAPVCWHASLEQVPSGLPTIIIAHEFYDALPIHQFQKASRGWCEKMVDLAEDSSFRFVLSPQPTASLIYLSKRCGWASSEELEKVEHIEVCPKAMELTEQIADRISSDGGGALIIDYGKNGIVSDSLQAIRKHKFVHILDDPGSADLSAYVDFASIRHSAQEASDDISVHGPITQSQFLGSLGINFRVEALLQNCTEEQAESLRTGYWRLVGDGEAPFWEGPQGQTPIGMGTRYLAMAIVNKKQGTPVPFE; from the exons ATGCTTCGgggtcccgccgccgccctcctccgccgtcTCGCCCCTCGCGTCTCGggcggtggctgcggcggcgccactCACCGGCGCCTCCCTCCACCCatcgccccctccctcctcgcccGCTTCTCGTCTACCCCgaccacctcctcttcctcaccgccgcctccgtcctccgccgccggccgcgacgaggaggcggaggacgaaGTCCTCCCGGACCCCTCCAATGGTGATGCCGGCGCCCGGCTCAGCATCTCCGTCGACCGCTCCGGCCTCTACAACCCCCCAG AGCACTCGCACGAGCCGTCGTCAGACTCCGAACTCGTCAAGCACCTCAAGAGCATCATAAAG TTTCGGAGCGGGCCGATCAGCGTAGCCGAATACATGGAGGAGGTGCTGACGAACCCGCAATCTGGATTCTATATCAACCGTGATGTGTTTGGGGAAGGGGGGGATTTCATTACCTCGCCGGAGGTCAGCCAGATGTTTGGAGAG ATGATTGGTGTATGGGCCATGTGCCTCTGGGAGCAAATGGGACAGCCAGAGAAGGTGAATCTGATTGAGCTTGGCCCAGGACGAGGAACCCTCTTGGCTGATTTACTTCGT GGTTCAGCAAAGTTTGTTAATTTCACCAAAGCGCTCAACATTAACTTGGTTGAGTGCAGCCCTACATTGCAAAAAATTCAGTATGATACTTTGAAATGTGAAGATGAACCTGTTGATGATGGCAAAAGAACAGTTAGCAAGCTTTGTGGAGCCCCTGTTTGTTGGCATGCCTCCCTCGAACAGGTTCCTTCAGGAT TGCCAACCATAATTATTGCACATGAATTCTATGATGCCTTACCAATCCATCAATTTCAG AAAGCATCACGTGGCTGGTGCGAAAAGATGGTGGATCTTGCAGAAGACTCCTC GTTTCGCTTTGTTCTGTCTCCCCAGCCTACAGCCTCTTTAATTTACCTCTCCAAGCGTTGCGGATGGGCTAGCTCTGAGGAGCTTGAGAAGGTTGAGCATATTGAAGTCTGCCCCAAGGCAATGGAGCTTACTGAACAAATCGCAGATAGAATTAGTTCGGATGGCGGAGGTGCTCTTATTATTGACTATGGCAAAAACGGAATAGTATCCGATAGTCTCCAG GCAATCCGTAAGCACAAGTTTGTCCACATATTAGATGACCCTGGCTCTGCTGATCTTAGTGCCTATGTCGACTTTGCTTCAATCAGGCACTCTGCTCAGGAAGCTTCAG ATGATATCTCAGTCCATGGACCAATTACTCAATCTCAATTCTTGGGTTCTCTTGGTATCAACTTCAGGGTAGAAGCTCTCCTACAAAATTGCACTGAGGAGCAGGCTGAATCTTTGCGAACGGGCTACTGGCGTCTAGTTGGAGATGGGGAAGCCCCATTCTGGGAAGGTCCCCAGGGCCAGACGCCCATCGGAATGGGCACCAGGTACCTGGCCATGGCCATTGTCAACAAGAAGCAGGGCACGCCCGTTCCATttgagtga
- the LOC101784056 gene encoding putative methyltransferase DDB_G0268948, protein MQQPDELRLDRGLFPWGPDWMAGLFSKQAAVYAAARPAYPNDLFTKLAALTAHHCLAWDVGTGNGQAAIGVAEHYDSVLATDVSEDQLLHAAPHPKVWYLHTPDATPGEDLVATLGGEGSVDLITVAEAAHWFDLPAFYDVAHRVLRRPGGVIAVWGYNYRISPVEDMMTRFFNTTLPYWDPRARCCTDGYRDLPFPFVDIGLGREGEPASLDMEQEMSFEGLIGMLSSWSAVTTAKQQGVDLLGERVVKQLEEEWGGASLVRKVTFKAFLLAVYDPFSLSPC, encoded by the exons ATGCAACAGCCAGATGAACTGAGGTTAGACAGAGGTCTGTTCCCCTGGGGACCGGACTGGATGGCTGGGCTGTTCTCCAAGCAGGCTGCTGTGTATGCTGCAGCGCGGCCAGCCTACCCGAATGATCTTTTTACCAAGCTTGCGGCACTCACAGCTCACCACTGCCTTGCCTGGGATGTCGGCACCGGCAATGGCCAAGCAGCCATCGGT GTCGCCGAGCACTACGACAGTGTGCTGGCCACGGATGTGAGCGAGGACCAGCTCCTACATGCTGCACCACACCCGAAGGTCTGGTACCTCCACACCCCAGATGCCACACCAGGGGAGGACCTCGTCGCGACGCTCGGTGGTGAGGGCAGTGTTGACCTCATCACGGTGGCTGAGGCTGCGCACTGGTTCGACCTCCCGGCGTTCTATGACGTCGCCCACCGAGTCCTGCGGAGGCCCGGCGGGGTGATCGCCGTCTGGGGCTACAACTACCGCATCAGCCCCGTGGAGGACATGATGACGCGCTTCTTCAACACCACCCTTCCTTACTGGGACCCCCGAGCTCG GTGTTGCACTGATGGATACCGGGACCTGCCGTTCCCCTTCGTCGACATCGGCCTCGGTAGGGAAGGTGAGCCGGCAAGCCTCGACATGGAGCAGGAGATGTCGTTCGAGGGCCTGATAGGCATGCTGAGTTCGTGGTCGGCGGTGACGACGGCGAAGCAGCAGGGCGTGGACCTGTTGGGGGAGCGCGTGGTGAAGCAGCTGGAGGAAGAGTGGGGAGGGGCGTCGCTGGTGCGCAAGGTGACCTTCAAGGCCTTCCTGCTGGCAG TTTATGATCCATTCTCCTTGAGTCCTTGTTGA
- the LOC101782712 gene encoding cytokinin riboside 5'-monophosphate phosphoribohydrolase LOG isoform X2: protein MAAARGDLTCLPKMNNLCFFPWRTEIPIVERGIDLVYGGGSIGLMGLVSHAVHDGGRHVIGVIPRSLMPREVTGEPVGEVRAVSGMHERKAEMARFADAFIALPGGYGTLEELLEVITWAQLGIHKKPVGLLNVDGFYDPLLSFIDMAVNEGFIKEDARRIIISAPTAKELVLKLEEYVPEYEVGLVWEDQMPSAAHSFAPELEPGIASS from the exons ATGGCTGCCGCGCGCGGTGACCTCACTTGCCTCCCCAAAATGAACAATCTTTGCTTCTTTCCTTGGCGCACCGAAATCCCAATT GTGGAGAGGGGCATAGACCTGGTCTACGGGGGAGGATCCATCGGCCTCATGGGGCTGGTGTCTCATGCAGTTCATGATGGAGGGCGCCATGTGATTGG GGTCATCCCAAGATCCTTGATGCCCAGAGAG GTAACTGGTGAGCCTGTTGGGGAAGTAAGGGCAGTCTCCGGAATGCATGAAAGGAAAGCTGAGATGGCTCGGTTTGCTGATGCTTTCATAGCATTACCTG GCGGCTACGGGACTCTGGAGGAGTTGCTTGAGGTCATCACCTGGGCGCAACTAGGAATCCATAAGAAGCCG GTTGGCCTTCTAAACGTGGACGGGTTCTACGATCCGCTGCTATCCTTCATCGACATGGCTGTCAACGAAGGGTTCATAAAGGAGGACGCGCGGCGCATCATCATCTCCGCACCTACAGCGAAGGAGCTCGTTCTCAAGCTTGAG GAGTACGTTCCCGAGTACGAGGTTGGTTTGGTGTGGGAGGATCAGATGCCATCGGCGGCGCACAGCTTCGCCCCCGAGCTGGAGCCCGGGATTGCTTCCTCCTGA
- the LOC101784473 gene encoding uncharacterized protein LOC101784473, with protein sequence MGYLWRVRLSSFAAGAATASAAGFFLLYKDHLLARATIARQVEDIKEASEKHYEALNKRISALESRKEPGAIKEASD encoded by the exons ATGGGGTACCTCTGGCGGGTGCGGCTGTCGTCGTTCGCtgccggcgcggcgacggcgtcggcagCGGGGTTCTTCCTCCTCTACAAGGACCACCTCCTCGCTCGCGCCACCATCGCCCGGCAG GTGGAGGATATTAAGGAAGCTTCTGAAAAGCATTATGAAGCCCTAAATAAGAGGATATCAGCACTGGAAAGCAGAAAAGAACCAGGAGCTATTAAAGAGGCATCAGATTAG
- the LOC101782712 gene encoding cytokinin riboside 5'-monophosphate phosphoribohydrolase LOG isoform X1 gives MAMEAALVVKSGGGAGAAGVAAQAGSGGERRSRFQRICVYCGSAKGRKPSYQDAAVELGKELVERGIDLVYGGGSIGLMGLVSHAVHDGGRHVIGVIPRSLMPREVTGEPVGEVRAVSGMHERKAEMARFADAFIALPGGYGTLEELLEVITWAQLGIHKKPVGLLNVDGFYDPLLSFIDMAVNEGFIKEDARRIIISAPTAKELVLKLEEYVPEYEVGLVWEDQMPSAAHSFAPELEPGIASS, from the exons atggcaatGGAGGCGGCTTTGGTCGtgaagagcggcggcggcgccggagcggcCGGGGTGGCCGCGCAGGCGGGGAGTGGCGGCGAGAGGCGGTCCCGGTTCCAGCGAATCTGCGTGTACTGCGGCAGCGCCAAGGGCCGGAAGCCCAGCTACCaggacgccgccgtcgagctcggCAAGGAGCTG GTGGAGAGGGGCATAGACCTGGTCTACGGGGGAGGATCCATCGGCCTCATGGGGCTGGTGTCTCATGCAGTTCATGATGGAGGGCGCCATGTGATTGG GGTCATCCCAAGATCCTTGATGCCCAGAGAG GTAACTGGTGAGCCTGTTGGGGAAGTAAGGGCAGTCTCCGGAATGCATGAAAGGAAAGCTGAGATGGCTCGGTTTGCTGATGCTTTCATAGCATTACCTG GCGGCTACGGGACTCTGGAGGAGTTGCTTGAGGTCATCACCTGGGCGCAACTAGGAATCCATAAGAAGCCG GTTGGCCTTCTAAACGTGGACGGGTTCTACGATCCGCTGCTATCCTTCATCGACATGGCTGTCAACGAAGGGTTCATAAAGGAGGACGCGCGGCGCATCATCATCTCCGCACCTACAGCGAAGGAGCTCGTTCTCAAGCTTGAG GAGTACGTTCCCGAGTACGAGGTTGGTTTGGTGTGGGAGGATCAGATGCCATCGGCGGCGCACAGCTTCGCCCCCGAGCTGGAGCCCGGGATTGCTTCCTCCTGA
- the LOC101783387 gene encoding 30S ribosomal protein S1, chloroplastic isoform X2, with the protein MPTPSRAPAPPCRGLLPPLSKPQHMLSVAKSLASRQAQVQARARAQPVALARSKSIDDALSAGFVRLLNASPGQDEDATGATGGLYDPKPGDFAVGVVVSGTEARLDVAVGADNLATLLAKELLPLNRDGGDLAERAAPPRPGSVGVVAGPAVDEEAARKHSRGSRALVAPGTVVFAEVLGRTLSGRPLLSARRLFRRLAWHRARQIMQLDEPIEVKIHEWNTGGLLTRIEGLRAFLPKFELMDRIGTFTDLKNKVGSNIRVCIARFDEETNDLIISEKKAWEMTYLREGTLLQGSVRKIFPYGAQIRIAGTNRSGLLHISNISRGRVLSVSDILKIDDEVKVLVIKSNVPDKIALSIADLESAPGLFLSDREKVFSEAEAMAKRYREQLPVISQNTILDDSLPGEALPFDDEAKLYANWKWFKFLHHNKPGDNSSGDLP; encoded by the exons ATGCCGACGCCGTCgcgagcgccggcgccgccgtgtcgCGGCCTCCTCCCACCCCTCTCGAAGCCCCAGCATATGCTATCTGTCGCCAAATCCCTGGCCTCGAGGCAGGCCCAGGTCCAGGCCCGAGCGCGTGCACAGCCGGTTGCGCTCGCCAGGTCCAAGAGCATCGACGACGCGCTCTCCGCCGGCTTCGTCCGCCTCCTCAATGCCAGCCCCGGGCAGGACGAGGATGCCACCGGTGCAACAGGCGGTCTGTACGACCCCAAGCCAGGGGACTTCGCGGTTGGGGTCGTGGTCTCCGGCACCGAGGCGCGCCTCGACGTCGCGGTCGGCGCCGACAATCTCGCCACGCTATTAGCCAAAGAGCTCCTCCCGCTCAACCGTGATGGCGGTGACCTTGCGGAACGAGCGGCCCCGCCTCGGCCGGGGAGCGTGGGCGTCGTGGCGGGCCCCGCCGTGGACGAAGAGGCGGCCCGGAAGCATAGTCGCGGGAGTAGGGCGCTGGTGGCGCCCGGCACGGTGGTGTTCGCGGAGGTGCTCGGCCGGACGCTCAGTGGGCGGCCGCTGCTGTCGGCGCGACGGCTCTTCCGGCGCCTCGCGTGGCACCGTGCCAG ACAGATTATGCAACTCGATGAGCCAATTGAGGTTAAAATTCACGAGTGGAACACCGGGGGTCTACTGACAAGAATTGAG GGGCTGAGAGCATTCCTTCCTAAATTTGAGCTCATGGACAGGATAGGTACATTTACAGACTTGAAAAACAAA GTTGGCAGCAACATTCGCGTGTGCATTGCAAGGTTTGATGAAGAAACTAATGACCTGATAATTAGTGAGAAGAAAGCATGG GAAATGACTTATCTTAGAGAAGGAACTCTCCTACAAGGGAGTGTTCGCAAAATTTTTCCATACGGTGCACAAATTAGGATTGCTGGGACAAACAGAAG TGGATTATTGCACATATCGAACATTAGTAGAGGTCGTGTTTTGTCAGTAAGCGACATCCTAAAGATAGATGATGAGGTGAAAGTTCTCGTGATCAAGTCAAATGTCCCAGACAAAATTGCGTTGAG CATAGCAGACCTCGAAAGTGCACCTGGTTTGTTTCTTTCAGACAGAGAG AAAGTGTTCTCGGAAGCTGAGGCAATGGCGAAGAGATACAGGGAGCAACTTCCAGTTATATCTCAGAACACCATATTAGATGATAGCCTTCCAGGAGAAGCGCTACCATTTGATGACGAAGCTAAACTGTACGCAAACTGGAAATGGTTCAAATTTCTGCATCATAACAAACCTGGTGACAACAGCAGCGGAGATCTGCCATAG